In Diorhabda sublineata isolate icDioSubl1.1 chromosome 4, icDioSubl1.1, whole genome shotgun sequence, a single window of DNA contains:
- the LOC130442576 gene encoding serine protease inhibitor 88Ea-like isoform X1, whose amino-acid sequence MKITFVIALLVTVFYKETVQQCFPPYAGNQPNRKGYFDLYSGQQEFSLALLHAVNKVLPNENLFFSPYSTYHALLMAYFLSGRQTENYLKKVLRLNANQEKSDLYAAYKIDKFSTQLFAKNASYEFTSANKIYVENDVPVKTCVLDDFNDELEMKDFKTNPEQARISINQWVENVTHHMIRDLIPPGTIDSATNLVLVNAAYFKGLWENKFPEEFTRPEIFYVSPTKQIMVDMMHVEGTFKHDVSESLGAHILEMPYKGDNISMYVLLPPWSDTQNAIENTLKNLTLENFKNIVENDNLISKTVQVSFPKFSLETTLEMTPILGSIGLENLFNSNADFSSLSPQPVYLGEGIHKSRIDVDENGTQSSSATAFLGFRIYEGPVTRFICNRTFIYFIYNKKSHTVLFVGIMRSPNKAESMLGV is encoded by the exons ATGAAGATAACCTTCGTGATAGCCTTATTGGTGACGGTATTTTACAAAGAAACCGTCCAACAATGTTTCCCCCCGTACGCCGGTAATCAACCCAATAGAAAAGGGTATTTCGATCTTTATTCGGGACAACAGGAATTTTCTTTAGCTTTGTTACACGCAGTTAATAAAGTTCTTcctaatgaaaatttatttttctcgcCGTATTCTACGTATCACGCTTTGCTAATGGCCTACTTCTTATCAGGCAGACAGACAgagaattatttgaagaaaGTACTTAGACTTAACGCGAATCAG gaaaaatccGATTTATACGCCGCATacaaaatagacaaattttcgACGCAATTATTCGCCAAAAATGCTTCGTACGAATTCACCAGCGCGAATAAAATATACGTGGAAAACGACGTACCGGTGAAAACGTGCGTTTTAGATGATTTCAACGACGAGCTCGAAATGAAAGATTTCAAAACGAATCCTGAACAAGCTCGAATCAGCATTAACCAATGGGTGGAAAATGTCACCCATCATATGATCAGGGATCTCATACCCCCCGGTACTATAGATTCAGCTACGAACTTAGTTTTGGTGAACGCTGCTTACTTCAAAGGTTTATGGGAGAATAAGTTCCCAGAAGAGTTCACCAGACCGGAAATTTTCTATGTCAGTCCAACGAAACAGATAATGGTGGATATGATGCATGTCGAAGGCACTTTTAAACATG ATGTGTCTGAATCCTTGGGGGCGCATATACTGGAAATGCCTTACAAGGGCGATAATATAAGTATGTACGTGCTTTTGCCGCCGTGGTCCGACACCCAAAACGCCATTGAAAACACTTTGAAGAATTtgactttggaaaatttcaagaaCATAGTCGAGAACGACAATCTCATTTCCAAGACTGTTCAAGTTTCCTTTCCCAAGTTTAGTTTAGAGACAACTTTAGAAATGACccct ATTTTAGGATCGATCGGTTTGGAAAATCTGTTCAATTCCAACGCCGATTTCAGCTCCCTCTCTCCGCAACCGGTGTATTTAGGTGAAGGTATCCACAAATCTAGAATAGACGTGGACGAAAATGGTACTCAATCGTCCAGCGCCACCGCTTTCCTAGGGTTTAGAATATACGAGGGACCCGTTACAAGATTTATATGCAACagaacttttatatattttatttacaataaaaaaagccACACCGTTTTATTCGTCGGTATAATGAGATCGCCGAATA
- the LOC130442576 gene encoding serine protease inhibitor 88Ea-like isoform X2, producing the protein MKITFVIALLVTVFYKETVQQCFPPYAGNQPNRKGYFDLYSGQQEFSLALLHAVNKVLPNENLFFSPYSTYHALLMAYFLSGRQTENYLKKVLRLNANQEKSDLYAAYKIDKFSTQLFAKNASYEFTSANKIYVENDVPVKTCVLDDFNDELEMKDFKTNPEQARISINQWVENVTHHMIRDLIPPGTIDSATNLVLVNAAYFKGLWENKFPEEFTRPEIFYVSPTKQIMVDMMHVEGTFKHDVSESLGAHILEMPYKGDNISMYVLLPPWSDTQNAIENTLKNLTLENFKNIVENDNLISKTVQVSFPKFSLETTLEMTPILNSLGVGSLFKSNADFSGLSRKKLSLGEGIHKARIEINERGSQAAAATAFFSFRMLGEDDGIVKFRCNRPFIYIIHNHHTHTVLFVGIFRAALK; encoded by the exons ATGAAGATAACCTTCGTGATAGCCTTATTGGTGACGGTATTTTACAAAGAAACCGTCCAACAATGTTTCCCCCCGTACGCCGGTAATCAACCCAATAGAAAAGGGTATTTCGATCTTTATTCGGGACAACAGGAATTTTCTTTAGCTTTGTTACACGCAGTTAATAAAGTTCTTcctaatgaaaatttatttttctcgcCGTATTCTACGTATCACGCTTTGCTAATGGCCTACTTCTTATCAGGCAGACAGACAgagaattatttgaagaaaGTACTTAGACTTAACGCGAATCAG gaaaaatccGATTTATACGCCGCATacaaaatagacaaattttcgACGCAATTATTCGCCAAAAATGCTTCGTACGAATTCACCAGCGCGAATAAAATATACGTGGAAAACGACGTACCGGTGAAAACGTGCGTTTTAGATGATTTCAACGACGAGCTCGAAATGAAAGATTTCAAAACGAATCCTGAACAAGCTCGAATCAGCATTAACCAATGGGTGGAAAATGTCACCCATCATATGATCAGGGATCTCATACCCCCCGGTACTATAGATTCAGCTACGAACTTAGTTTTGGTGAACGCTGCTTACTTCAAAGGTTTATGGGAGAATAAGTTCCCAGAAGAGTTCACCAGACCGGAAATTTTCTATGTCAGTCCAACGAAACAGATAATGGTGGATATGATGCATGTCGAAGGCACTTTTAAACATG ATGTGTCTGAATCCTTGGGGGCGCATATACTGGAAATGCCTTACAAGGGCGATAATATAAGTATGTACGTGCTTTTGCCGCCGTGGTCCGACACCCAAAACGCCATTGAAAACACTTTGAAGAATTtgactttggaaaatttcaagaaCATAGTCGAGAACGACAATCTCATTTCCAAGACTGTTCAAGTTTCCTTTCCCAAGTTTAGTTTAGAGACAACTTTAGAAATGACccct ATCTTGAATTCTTTGGGTGTGGGAAGTCTATTCAAATCGAACGCCGACTTTAGCGGCCTCTCTAGGAAAAAGTTGTCGCTAGGTGAAGGCATACATAAAGCAAGGATCGAAATAAACGAACGTGGTTCGCAAGCGGCGGCCGCCACCGCATTTTTCTCCTTCAGAATGTTGGGAGAAGACGACGGAATCGTTAAATTCAGATGCAACCGACCTTTCATTTATATCATTCATAATCATCACACGCATACCGTACTTTTCGTTGGCATATTTAGGGCGGCGCTCAAATAA